TTCGCCTGAACCAGTTGTGCTCGGGCGTTATCCAGCCGAAGTTTTGCCAGGCTGTAGTCTACTGCGTTGATTGCTCCTGCATTGAATCGGCTTTCCGATGCCTGAAAAGCCCGCTCCAGCGAGGCAACCGATGCTTCGGTAGCCCGATATCGGTTCGAAGCCGCCAACAGGTTGGTATACGCTGTTTCAATTTGCTGACGCAACTGCAGGCGGGTGTTGTCGGCGGTCAGTTGGGCATTTTGCTGCTGAATGATTGCACTCGTTACGTTCGTACGATACTGACGGTTTGTAAAAATCGGAATGTTCAGGTTCAGCGAAACCCCCCGGTTGAGGTTATTACTTAATTGCTCAAAAAAAGGATAGGTTTCATTATATCCCCCCGGCGATGTTGTACTGATCGTAACGGGTTGCGTAATACCACCCAGGGTTACCAGGGCACTCGTTGAATTAACATTTGTCGTTCCATCGGCCACAAAACGCTGAAGCCCAACAGTTGAATAAAGTGTCGATAAATTACCACTGACAGAGAGTCGTGGATAAAGGCCAGCTTTGGCTACATCAATACCAATTTTAGCACTCTGTGTCCGCAAGTCTGCTGCAAGAACCTGTGGCTGAGTAGCCAAAGCGCTTTCATACACTTGCAGGGCCGATACTTCATAGCCTTCAATACGTGGATCGGGGAGCTTGATATACTCAATTTCAAACGGTTGTCCGCCCGGTTGATTCATCGCCTGAAGAAGCGCCAGTTTTGCCAGATCGACAGTATTTTGAGCGTTTACAATAGCCAGCTCGTCATTGGCCAGTGTCGCCTTAATTTCATATAGATTAGCTTCGGGAGCCGAACCTGCGTTGACCAGCCGCTGTGTACGATCTACCTGTAATCGCGACGTCTCGGCCTGTCGACGGGCAACATTTAATTGCTCAGCCCCGGTCAGTACGTTCAGATACTGCTGAATCACATTCAGGATGACGTTATTTTCGGTAGCCGCCAGTTCTTTCTCCGTGGCCTGAACGATGGTCTGGTTCTGCCGAATCAGATTCCGAAGCTGATACCCCTGAAAAATTGGCATCGAACCGGAAAGCTGAAAGTTATTGGACCGTACGGCTACATCGGTAAATTGGTTGGTTCCTGGGTTAATATTCCGACCAGCACTGAATCCCTGAGAGGCAAATCCGTTAATGGTCGGTAATTGGTTATACTTCGACTGTTTCAGAAGCAGGTTACTGTTTTGAACCTGTAGCTGGCCCTGCCGAACTGTGATGTTATTTTGCAGAGCAATTTCAATGCACTGCGGCAAATTCAATACGGGCAGTGTATCCGTTTTGACAGCCCCGGTTCCTGCCGTTACAGCCGTTGATGCGCTCTGCGCCCGTATAGTCGTCAGGCTGGTGGTCAGTAAACACCCAACGATTCCGATTCCTAAAAAAAGCACGCGCTGCATACTCATAATTTTGATGGTTCAATGTTACAAACTTACCTTCGGTGCCACTATCATTTTGGGATAAACGGCGCAAACTAAGTATGTTTCTGGTTTATAATTCGGATGTACTTTCTGAGAACGATTTTTGCCTATCGGCAAATGACCGGGCTTTTCAATATGGCGACGGCCTGTTTGAAACGATTCGCTACGAAGATCACCAGGTTTGGTTCTGGCCCGATCATCTGGATCGGCTCACGGACGGGATGGCTGCTCTCCAACTTAATCAACCTGAACCACACTTCGCCGAAACCATTTTTCAACATATTCAGACGCTTCTGTCAGCGAATCAGTTAACCGATCAGTCGGTACGGATTAAGGTTCAGGTTTGGCGTCAGTCGGGTGGTTTATATACCCCTGCCCAGAATAGCTTCAATCTGCTCATTACTACCAAACCGAGCAGTTCATTTTCGATCAGCGAAAAAACAGCAGTAGGCATCTTTGAAGACTTTCGGGTATTGAAATCGCCTGTTTCATCCTTCAAGACGATCAATAGCCTTTCTTATGTGCTGGCTGGACTCTATAAACAACAGCATGGGTTCGACGAGGTAATTCTACTCGATACCAATGGAAACCTAGGTGAATGTTTAGCATCCAATCTGTTTTGGTTCAGCAGGCAAACCCTTTTTACCCCTTCGCTCGACACGGGATGTATCAATGGTATTCTGCGTCGGCAACTGCTCAGATTGGCAGTACAAAAAGGTCTTACCGTTCAGGAAGGCTTATTTCAACCAGCTTCACTTATGCAGGCCGAAGCCGTATTCTGTACGAACGTTATGGGCATTCAATGGTTGAATCAAGTGAATGGCATCAGGATAGAAACGGCCTCCTCGTCAGATGCTTTTACATTACTTAACCTCCTGTTCGCTCAACTTCACGGCTGAATCGTCCAGCCAGCCATCTTTCAATCGAAGGATACGTGTACCATATTCGGCATTGATTTCGGAGTGCGTGACCTGTACAATGGTTACGCCATCTTTCTTATTCAGTTCGCGAAATAGCTCCATGATGTCACGGGCCTGATCGGAATGGAGATTTCCAGTTGGCTCATCGGCAAAAATTACGGAAGGCTCAGCGGCCAGGGCCCGTGCAATACCCACCAACTGCTGTTGCCCCCCCGATAACTGTGATGGAAACAAATCTTTTTTGGCAACCATATTAAATCGGTCAAGCAATTCAGCGACACGGCTTTTTCGCTCAGAACCACTCAGCCCTTTATAAAGTAATGGGGTTTCGATGTTCTCATAAACCGTCAGTTCATCAATCAGGTGATAGGCCTGGAATACAAA
This window of the Spirosoma aerolatum genome carries:
- a CDS encoding TolC family protein — translated: MSMQRVLFLGIGIVGCLLTTSLTTIRAQSASTAVTAGTGAVKTDTLPVLNLPQCIEIALQNNITVRQGQLQVQNSNLLLKQSKYNQLPTINGFASQGFSAGRNINPGTNQFTDVAVRSNNFQLSGSMPIFQGYQLRNLIRQNQTIVQATEKELAATENNVILNVIQQYLNVLTGAEQLNVARRQAETSRLQVDRTQRLVNAGSAPEANLYEIKATLANDELAIVNAQNTVDLAKLALLQAMNQPGGQPFEIEYIKLPDPRIEGYEVSALQVYESALATQPQVLAADLRTQSAKIGIDVAKAGLYPRLSVSGNLSTLYSTVGLQRFVADGTTNVNSTSALVTLGGITQPVTISTTSPGGYNETYPFFEQLSNNLNRGVSLNLNIPIFTNRQYRTNVTSAIIQQQNAQLTADNTRLQLRQQIETAYTNLLAASNRYRATEASVASLERAFQASESRFNAGAINAVDYSLAKLRLDNARAQLVQAKYDYVFRTKILDFYQNKPLSFN
- a CDS encoding ABC transporter ATP-binding protein, producing the protein MIQLRNVSKFYPAGFGRVYVLRNINLDIAQGEFVSIMGPSGSGKSTLLHILGLLEEPSEGEYFFDDQPVQKLSEKRRTELHRTRIGFVFQAYHLIDELTVYENIETPLLYKGLSGSERKSRVAELLDRFNMVAKKDLFPSQLSGGQQQLVGIARALAAEPSVIFADEPTGNLHSDQARDIMELFRELNKKDGVTIVQVTHSEINAEYGTRILRLKDGWLDDSAVKLSEQEVK
- a CDS encoding aminotransferase class IV; amino-acid sequence: MPLSFWDKRRKLSMFLVYNSDVLSENDFCLSANDRAFQYGDGLFETIRYEDHQVWFWPDHLDRLTDGMAALQLNQPEPHFAETIFQHIQTLLSANQLTDQSVRIKVQVWRQSGGLYTPAQNSFNLLITTKPSSSFSISEKTAVGIFEDFRVLKSPVSSFKTINSLSYVLAGLYKQQHGFDEVILLDTNGNLGECLASNLFWFSRQTLFTPSLDTGCINGILRRQLLRLAVQKGLTVQEGLFQPASLMQAEAVFCTNVMGIQWLNQVNGIRIETASSSDAFTLLNLLFAQLHG